The Arachidicoccus terrestris genome includes the window ACTGAATCAATCATACAAAGAGTACACTCGGGAAAACTGAAAAAATGGCATCTTAGGCAACATATAAACTGGCTTTCTATAGGGAAGGGAAAGTGGGGATGCTGATAGCAACAGGTCCCGATTTTTTTCAAGAATCTCCAATCATCGTAATCCGTAAAGACGGTCTGGCAATTTATCCTTACGTTTTCTACCACCCCCAGCCCGGCGCGCCACTTGAAGTGAAGAGGTAAAGCCTTACTATATAGAAAATATAGCTCCGAATTGTATCAGCAATCGGTTCAATTCAATTGATAATTTCGCCTTTGCTTCCGGACAGCTTTTTATTCCATTGCTGAAGCTCTTGTGCTGTCACTCTTTTCCAGTCTGCCACTTCTCCGATAATTCTTAACGGCTCGAGGCTTCGATAGGAACGCGTTGGATTGCCCGGGAATTTCTTATCCGTAACATTCGGATCATTTTCAAAACTGCCAGTAGGTTCAACAATATAGACATGCTGCACACCCTCTCCTGTCGCTAACGCTGCCGCCAGTCCGGCACCGTTGACCAAGGCCGTAAAATAAATATGATTCATTATAAGATCGCTCTTATAATTAGACCTGCCTCCCGGCGTCAGCAAATCCCCTATTTGCAAAGCTGCTTTTGTCCCATGGTAAAAAGGGCCCTGATCATATATCTTACCTTTAAAGTCACTGGCCATCGCACGGCTTTTATCTTCATTTTCAGTGTCTCCCAACTCCGCGTAACATTCGGCGACCTGAGAATACAAGGTTGACAAACTCGCCTTTACCCAATCCCCATCTACGGAAAATGCAAACTGCAAGGCCGTCTGCAGCCATTTCAACCGATCAGTCACGGCTTTCTGATAACGAGCAACAAAATAGGCAGCAGTAAATTTTTCAAAGCCATCTATCGCTTCACTCCAGGCCTGCAAAGACAAAGCTTTTGCCTCTTCCATCTGACCTTTTTCTTCCATAGCCATGGCTTGAAGGCAGCGTTGAATAATCTTATTATTGGGACTGAATTCCATGAGTTGGGTATTTTTCAGTGATTAGTTTGAACTATTGTGCTGTCCACCGGCATAACTACTTCTTCCGACAAATTATCTGCCTCAAATATAAAACTTTTTCGTTCATCTACTGAATGTCTACACATTTCTATTGTAGATGCAGCGCACGCGCTCCCTGAGGGAAGCGACAGTAGATAGGCCATTCCCCTTAAAAACAAACTTCACGTCTGCAAAAGTTGTTCATCAGTTCATCAACAATCCTTATTTTTGAATTCAAATGATCTTATCCCGTACGTACAACTTATAACCAAAGCGCTCAACTATTATGCTTAGAATACTGTGGTACATATTCTGCATTGTGTTATTGCTGTTTGACAATATACAAAATAGGAGTATGAATTGTAACCAATCTCTTTTAGTTCAGCCATATAGCAAAACCGACACGACGCAGCTCTATAGAAATGAAAAATCATATACAAAAGTGGACTTCAACCGCGCTGTTCTTAAAGGGGCCGACGAAGTTGAAGTATCCAACAGTTATGATGCCATCACCAAAGACAATGTACTTGGAGGCATTTATTTTAATAGCATGCAATACCGGAATGAAATACGCCATTTTCTTGGCTCAACACAGTACACAACAGATCAGAAGTTGATCGTCGTCTGCCTGATGCAAAATTTACCATTGAAAGAATATTTAAAAATATGTAAATATTGCGCGGAACTGTTACGGAACAACAAGATCGAAGAAGAAGTACTGATGTGGACAATTGCCCCCAATTTTGGCAAAAGGCAAATCATTACCAGGAGTTATCAAGACCCGGAAGTAATGGCTACTTTAAAAGATATTCGTTCCATTCAAGGTCTTTCAAGAACCACAAAACGGGTCATTAATCAAATTCTGACCGGAGAGGAAACAAAATTTCTGTAACCACACTGAAGGCTATTTTTTTTTCAGCTGTCCTATCAAGACGCAAGCTTTTAATCTCGACACGGTTTTTTCAATCGTAAAAATCCTCATGTCTAGTACATGTCGTATTGCAGTTCCTAAATTTGGCTGATTATAAGTCTTTACCCAGCCAAATTTGGTGTTTTATATGCATTTTTGGCTGACTATAGGTCTATACCTAGCCAAATTTGGTGTTTTATATGCTCTTTTGGCCAACTATAAGTCTTTAGCCAGCCAAATTAATATTTTCATGCTTCTATCAGGTATCGCCATATTGCCAACCCGATTTAACCTCTCTTCAATTTAAAATAATTGCTTATTTTTGTCCTAAATTGAGTTTATAATCTTTTTTAAGACAAAAAAGCAATCCGTTAACCGCATTCCATTTATGAAACATATTGTCATACTGGTACCACCCCAAACCTCCATCTTAGATGTAACAGGGCCGCTGGAAGTATTGTCAAAAGCCAATAGCTGCCTGGCATCTGAAGGACAGTCCCAGCCTTACTATAATATTCATCTTATATCTACCGATGGGACAACGATTGTTCCGACAACCAGCGGTATGCCGGTCATTTGCGAGGGAGGACACGCTGCCGTATTCTATGCAATAGATACGCTTATCATCGCCGGGCGGGGTGTATACAACAACATTGCCCCGGGAGAGATTTTGGAGTGGATCAGGGCGGTAGCTAAAAAAAGACCGAAAACAAGAATAGCTTCCGTTTGCGCCGGCGCTTTTATTCTTGCCCAAACCGGGCTCCTGAACGGACGTCGGGCCACAACACACTGGATGTTATGCGAGCAAATGGCCGCCACTTTTCCGAAGATACAGGTTGAAAATGATCCTATTTATATTAAAGATGACAATTTCTACACCTCTGCGGGCATTTCCACCGGCATTGATTTGACGCTGAGCTTGGTGGAAGAAGACCTGGGAAGGGATATCGCGATGGAGGTGGCCCGTATGTTAGTATTATATCTGAAAAGACCTGGTAATCAGTCACAGTTTAGTAATATGCTGAAAATCCAGGCAAGCGATCATGTGCCTATCCGGCAAATCACCCAGTTTATCCAGGAAAATACCGATAAAGATTTGTCGGTGGAAAGGCTTGCAGAAAGAATGTCCATGAGTGGCAGAAATTTCTCACGCATTTTTACCAGGGAAACAGGTATGTCTCCTGCCAAATACATTGAGAAAGTCAGGGTCGAAGCGGCGCGGCGCCGGTTAGAAGAAAGCAATTTAAGCCTGGATCAAATTGCCCAGGCATGTGGGCTGGCAGGAGCAAATGGACTACGCAGACTCTTTATACGCCATTTGAATACCAGCCCGGGGCTTTATCGAAAAAATTTTACAACACGGCTATAACGCTCCCCAGTATCGGATCAACCGGTCCAGCTGTGAGACAAAGGACATCTCATTATCATACCAGGCAGCCGTTTTTACAAGTTGACGATGACCGCTGCCTATCACCTTTGTCTGGGTCGCATCGAAAAGGGATCCAAAAGACGACCCCAGTATGTCCTGAGAGACAATAGGGTCATCATTATAGCCAAAGGATTCGTTTGCCCTGCTCTTTATAACCGCATTGATCTCAGCTTCGGAAGTTTCCCGTCCCAGGATCGTATATAGTTCGACCAGCGAGCCGGCATGGACCGGCACTCTCTGTGATGCACCGTCCAGTTTGCCGTCTAACTCGGGGATAACCAAACCGATCGCTTTTGCGGCACCTGTAGATAAGGAATAATACTGTCTGCCGCCGCCCTGGATTTACGAAATACGCCCTTTCTATCTGCGGTATCCATCAAAGGCTGTGCGTTTGTATAGGCGTGAATGGTGGTCATCTGCCCGGATAGTATCCCGAAATGATCCTGCAGGCTTTTGGCCAGCGGTGCCAGACAATTGGTCGTACAGGACGCGGCACTGACCAGTCGATCCTCGCTGTTGAGAATACTGTGGTTGACATTATAAACAACAGTTTTCACATCTTTGCCTGCAGGAGCAGATACAAGCACTTTTCCCGCACCGGCCGCTAAATGTGCGGAGGCGCCTTCACGGGTCGCAAAAAACCCTGTGCATTCAATAACCATATCGATATGGAGTGCCTTCCAGGCAAGGGTAGCAGGATCGCTTTCAGAAAACACGGCAATACGCTGACTGTCAACTAACAACGCCTCTTTTTCAGCATCAACCGGATACTGGAAAATTCCCTGGATGGAATCATACTTCAGCAAATAAGCC containing:
- the arr gene encoding NAD(+)--rifampin ADP-ribosyltransferase, which codes for MASDFKGKIYDQGPFYHGTKAALQIGDLLTPGGRSNYKSDLIMNHIYFTALVNGAGLAAALATGEGVQHVYIVEPTGSFENDPNVTDKKFPGNPTRSYRSLEPLRIIGEVADWKRVTAQELQQWNKKLSGSKGEIIN
- a CDS encoding GlxA family transcriptional regulator → MKHIVILVPPQTSILDVTGPLEVLSKANSCLASEGQSQPYYNIHLISTDGTTIVPTTSGMPVICEGGHAAVFYAIDTLIIAGRGVYNNIAPGEILEWIRAVAKKRPKTRIASVCAGAFILAQTGLLNGRRATTHWMLCEQMAATFPKIQVENDPIYIKDDNFYTSAGISTGIDLTLSLVEEDLGRDIAMEVARMLVLYLKRPGNQSQFSNMLKIQASDHVPIRQITQFIQENTDKDLSVERLAERMSMSGRNFSRIFTRETGMSPAKYIEKVRVEAARRRLEESNLSLDQIAQACGLAGANGLRRLFIRHLNTSPGLYRKNFTTRL